One region of Citrus sinensis cultivar Valencia sweet orange chromosome 6, DVS_A1.0, whole genome shotgun sequence genomic DNA includes:
- the LOC102614846 gene encoding granule-bound starch synthase 2, chloroplastic/amyloplastic, whose amino-acid sequence MASIRSLSFMVETKADSYVVLFSKNQYRPSSSFSAFRPKKSPIFAFLNNSVSGFSCRSNKSGHLLKVKHVKATGAGFVEDESGNEPEDSLQATIEKSKKVLAMQKQLLQQISERRKLVSSIKSDIANSEEDEVSYEERENSFSDLDFTSTSSSNVVENQNGIIPSSSGDHSTANEAPKLQSSAANRGPDAGGKESENRLSPEKESIDIDCSKLLKGTDTQSTWSDELPSFLSRTAVISSPKEERHEKDLDQVQQIDSEPIEPKTEEAKPPPLAGANVMNVILVAAECAPWSKTGGLGDVAGALPKALARRGHRVMVVAPHYGNYAEPQDTGIRKRYRVDRQDMEVAYFQAYIDGVDFVFLDSPLFRHLGNNIYGGGREDILKRMVLFCKAAIEIPWYVPCGGVCYGDGNLVFIANDWHTALLPVYLKAYYRDNGLMQYTRSLLVIHNIAHQGRGPVSDFAYTDLPGHYLDLSKLYDPVGGEHFNIFAAGLKTADRVVTVSRGYSWELKTAEGGWGLHNIINEVDWKLSGIVNGIDTKEWSPMYDIHLTSDGYTNYCLDTLHTGKPQCKAALQREFGLPVRDDVPVIGFIGRLDHQKGVDLIAEAIPWMMGQDVQLIMLGTGRPDLEEMLRNFERKHHDKVRGWVGFSVKTAHRITAGADVLLMPSRFEPCGLNQLYAMNYGTIPVVHAVGGLRETVQPFDPFSESGLGWTFDSASAGKLIHALGNCLLTFQEYKKSWEGLQRRGMMQDLSWDHAAQLYEEVLVAAKYQW is encoded by the exons ATGGCCTCTATTAGGTCTCTTTCTTTTATGGTTGAAACAAAAGCTGATAGTTACGTGGTGCTGTTTAGTAAAAATCAGTATCGACCCAGTTCATCATTTTCAGCATTTAGGCCAAAAAAGTCGccaatttttgcttttttaaataattcagTATCTGGGTTCTCTTGTCGCTCTAATAAAAGCGGGCATTTGTTGAAGGTTAAGCATGTGAAAGCGACAGGAGCAGGATTCGTGGAAGATGAAAGTGGTAATGAACCAGAGGATTCGCTTCAAGCTACCATCGAAAAGAGCAAGAAAGTTCTTGCTATGCAAAAACAACTACTTCAACAg ATTTCTGAAAGAAGGAAATTGGTGTCATCTATAAAAAGTGACATTGCTAATTcagaagaagatgaagttTCCTATGAAGAGAGGGAGAACTCTTTTTCCGATTTGGATTTCACTTCAACCAGTAGTAGCAATGTAGTTGAAAACCAAAATGGcatcattccttcaagcagcGGTGACCACTCAACTGCAAATGAGGCACCAAAACTTCAATCTTCTGCTGCTAACAGAGGTCCTGATGCAGGTGGAAAGGAATCTGAAAACAGGTTGTCTCCTGAAAAGGAATCTATTGATATAGATTGCTCGAAACTGTTGAAAGGCACTGACACGCAGTCAACTTGGTCCGATGAACTGCCATCTTTTCTTTCACGTACTGCTGTAATTTCCAGCCCAAAGGAGGAACGGCACGAAAAAGATTTGGATCAAGTACAGCAAATTGACAGTGAGCCAATTGAACCTAaaactgaagaagcaaaacCCCCTCCATTGGCTGGTGCAAATGTCATGAACGTTATATTGGTAGCCGCAGAATGTGCTCCATGGTCTAAGACTG GTGGGCTTGGAGATGTTGCTGGGGCTTTACCAAAGGCTTTGGCTCGGCGTGGACACAGAGTCATG GTCGTGGCACCACATTATGGCAATTATGCAGAGCCTCAAGATACTGGAATCCGGAAAAGGTATAGGGTGGATCGCCAG GATATGGAAGTAGCATATTTCCAGGCGTATATTGATGGTGtggattttgttttccttGACAGTCCTTTGTTTCGCCATCTAGGAAATAACATATATGGAGGAGGTCGGGAG GATATTTTGAAACGCATGGTATTGTTTTGCAAGGCAGCTATTGAG ATACCTTGGTATGTTCCATGTGGTGGTGTCTGCTATGGGGATGGAAATTTGGTTTTCATTGCAAATGATTGGCACACTGCACTGCTCCCAGTGTATCTGAAGGCATACTATCGAGACAATGGTTTAATGCAGTATACGAGATCCCTGCTCGTTATTCACAACATAGCTCATCAG GGTCGGGGGCCTGTATCAGATTTCGCCTATACAGATCTGCCAGGACATTACTTGGACCTTTCCAAATTGTATGACCCTGTTGGAGGTGAGCACTTCAATATTTTTGCTGCTGGATTAAAAACAGCTGACCGTGTGGTCACTGTCAGTCGAGGATATTCCTGGGAGCTTAAAACTGCTGAAGGTGGTTGGGGACTGcacaatattataaatgaaGTTGACTGGAAATTAAGCGGCATTGTGAATGGGATTGATACAAAAGAGTGGAGCCCAATGTATGATATCCATCTAACTTCAGATGGTTACACTAACTACTGCCTGGACACTCTGCATACTGGCAAGCCCCAGTGCAAGGCAGCCTTACAAAGGGAGTTTGGATTGCCAGTCCGTGATGATGTCCCAGTGATAGGTTTCATTGGAAGGCTTGATCACCAAAAAGGTGTAGACCTCATAGCTGAAGCAATTCCATGGATGATGGGTCAGGACGTGCAATTAATCATGTTGGGCACTGGCAGACCAGATTTGGAAGAGATGCTGAGGAACTTTGAGAGAAAGCATCATGACAAAGTCCGAGGGTGGGTGGGCTTTTCTGTGAAAACCGCTCACCGGATAACTGCTGGTGCAGACGTTTTGCTCATGCCATCTAGATTTGAGCCTTGTGGATTGAACCAGCTCTATGCTATGAACTATGGGACAATTCCCGTTGTTCATGCAGTCGGAGGGTTAAGAGAAACTGTGCAGCCTTTTGATCCATTCAGTGAGTCAGGGCTTGGATGGACGTTTGATAGTGCTTCTGCAGGTAAGCTGATACATGCATTAGGAAACTGCTTATTGACTTTCCAAGAGTACAAAAAGAGTTGGGAAGGACTCCAGAGACGAGGGATGATGCAAGACCTCAGTTGGGATCATGCTGCTCAATTGTACGAGGAAGTACTTGTTGCTGCCAAGTACCAATGGTGA